A single region of the Streptomyces sp. NBC_00236 genome encodes:
- a CDS encoding RHS repeat-associated core domain-containing protein, with translation MVVTIAGLANRRSWSTFRTAACRRRHGLGRVTAAISRKLGDEQWRTTTTYDGDRTTVVPPSGGTATTTIVDALGRTTDLLEYTNAARTTSQKTTYSYGKYDQPAKVTDPSGNEWTYTFDGRGQQIKADDPDKGPVTTGYDKAGRATSSTDERGTTLTTVYDKLGRQTELKQGSTSLAKWTYDTLAKGQLTSSTRYTDGAAYTTATGGFTDRYEPTSTTVTIPSGAGSLAGSYGWTYGYNAETGLLDWTMNPAIGDVTSERVTVNYNGDDLPIRTSRAGATLVSNTLYDVFSRPTRTEFGVLGKQVYQSQIYDEFTGLMNRQTTDRDLAPQRIDDSTYSYDPAGNVTGITTASGQDTARTVDTQCFSNDTLGRLTEAWTAKTDCSAAPSSTTVGGPDTYWQTYGYDALGNRTKLVEHGTGTQAGTDAATTYTHPAAKTGLPHAVQEATVSGGANNGQKSTFTYDDAGNTTKRVIGSRIQDLTWDAEGHLVTLTESGKTTSYLYDADGNRLLAKNGDGTSTLTLPNGNEITLTTTGTKAGTRYYQHNGNNVAVRTSKGISYLFTDHQGTSLTAVSTATLDITRRKQDPFGKIRSAGSSAFPGTQGFVGGTIDPTGLTHLGAREYDPNLGRFLSVDPVIDLDDPAQMNAYSYAHNNPVTQSDPSGLRPLGPTDGGTTADYRWGNDRGVTAEYTYKSGKYVWTQTPKKDKPSRQKYAAYKANPTHYMIDDGHAKARAKQQAEYRAQAIKAAKAKADAERRKKDGIFGNIMKGNFGAAWDNTKNSTVGQWVGDHWRDMADIAAFGACFVSLGICALAVAAAITVKALGDIHTHGLDSASSNFSYNMQWGAIGLGVGASVGGAWQMGVRSGRIIVQLPAGRHASGRGRHGSTRDPLVRGGELGFAGATGLGACAVPSVVNPGFC, from the coding sequence ATGGTCGTCACGATCGCCGGTTTGGCTAACCGGCGTTCATGGTCTACATTCCGCACCGCCGCGTGCCGCAGAAGGCACGGGCTCGGACGGGTGACCGCCGCCATCTCCCGCAAGCTCGGCGACGAGCAGTGGCGCACCACCACCACCTACGACGGAGACCGCACCACCGTCGTCCCCCCGTCGGGCGGCACCGCCACGACCACCATCGTGGACGCGCTCGGGCGCACCACTGACCTCCTGGAGTACACAAACGCCGCGCGCACCACGTCGCAGAAGACGACGTACAGCTACGGCAAGTACGACCAGCCGGCCAAGGTCACCGACCCGTCCGGCAACGAGTGGACCTACACCTTCGACGGGCGTGGCCAGCAGATCAAGGCGGACGACCCGGACAAGGGCCCGGTCACCACCGGCTACGACAAGGCCGGCCGGGCAACCAGCAGCACCGACGAGCGCGGCACCACGCTGACCACGGTCTACGACAAGCTCGGCCGGCAGACCGAGCTGAAGCAGGGCAGCACCTCGCTGGCCAAGTGGACCTACGACACGCTCGCCAAGGGCCAACTGACCTCCAGCACCCGCTACACGGACGGCGCTGCCTACACCACCGCCACCGGCGGATTCACCGACCGCTACGAGCCCACCTCCACCACCGTCACCATCCCCTCAGGCGCAGGCAGCCTGGCAGGAAGCTACGGATGGACCTACGGCTACAACGCCGAAACCGGGCTCCTCGACTGGACCATGAACCCGGCGATCGGCGACGTCACCTCGGAACGAGTAACGGTCAACTACAACGGCGATGACCTGCCGATCCGCACCAGCCGAGCCGGCGCGACGCTCGTCTCCAACACCCTCTACGACGTGTTCTCCCGCCCGACGCGTACCGAGTTCGGCGTACTGGGCAAGCAGGTCTACCAGTCCCAGATCTACGACGAGTTCACCGGCCTCATGAACCGGCAGACCACCGACCGGGACCTGGCGCCGCAGCGCATCGACGACAGCACCTACAGCTACGACCCGGCAGGCAACGTCACCGGCATCACCACTGCCAGTGGCCAGGACACCGCCCGGACCGTCGACACCCAGTGCTTCAGCAATGACACGCTCGGGCGTCTGACCGAGGCGTGGACGGCGAAGACGGACTGCTCGGCGGCACCCTCGTCGACGACGGTGGGCGGCCCGGACACGTACTGGCAGACCTATGGCTACGACGCCCTGGGCAACCGCACCAAGCTCGTCGAGCACGGCACCGGAACCCAGGCAGGCACCGACGCCGCCACCACCTACACCCACCCCGCCGCCAAGACCGGCCTGCCCCACGCGGTCCAGGAAGCCACCGTCAGCGGCGGCGCGAACAACGGCCAGAAGTCGACCTTCACGTACGACGACGCGGGCAACACCACCAAGCGCGTCATCGGCTCCCGGATTCAGGACCTGACCTGGGACGCGGAAGGCCACCTCGTCACCCTCACCGAGAGCGGCAAGACCACCAGCTACCTCTACGACGCCGACGGCAACCGCCTGCTCGCCAAGAACGGCGACGGCACCAGCACCCTCACCCTGCCGAACGGCAACGAGATCACGCTGACCACCACCGGCACCAAAGCCGGAACCCGCTACTACCAGCACAACGGCAACAATGTCGCCGTCCGCACCAGCAAGGGAATCTCCTACCTCTTCACCGACCACCAGGGCACCTCGCTGACCGCGGTCTCCACCGCGACCCTGGACATCACCCGCCGCAAACAGGACCCCTTCGGCAAAATCCGCTCCGCAGGCAGCAGCGCATTCCCCGGAACCCAGGGATTCGTCGGCGGCACCATCGACCCCACCGGCCTCACCCACCTCGGCGCCCGCGAGTACGATCCCAACCTCGGCCGCTTCCTCTCCGTCGACCCCGTCATCGACCTCGACGACCCGGCCCAGATGAACGCCTACTCCTACGCCCACAACAACCCGGTCACCCAGTCCGACCCCTCCGGCCTGCGCCCCCTGGGCCCGACCGACGGCGGCACAACCGCCGACTACAGATGGGGCAACGACCGCGGCGTCACGGCTGAGTACACGTACAAGAGCGGCAAGTACGTCTGGACCCAGACGCCCAAGAAGGACAAACCTTCCCGCCAGAAGTACGCCGCGTACAAGGCCAACCCCACCCACTACATGATCGACGACGGCCACGCAAAAGCCCGCGCCAAACAGCAGGCCGAATACCGCGCGCAAGCCATTAAGGCAGCTAAAGCAAAGGCCGACGCAGAACGCCGAAAAAAGGATGGAATATTCGGCAATATCATGAAGGGGAACTTCGGCGCCGCCTGGGACAACACCAAGAACTCAACCGTTGGGCAGTGGGTTGGGGATCACTGGAGGGATATGGCGGACATCGCTGCTTTCGGAGCATGTTTCGTGTCGCTCGGGATATGTGCTCTTGCCGTTGCCGCAGCGATTACAGTAAAGGCTCTGGGTGACATCCACACCCACGGGCTGGATTCCGCCTCCAGCAATTTCAGTTACAACATGCAATGGGGTGCGATCGGTCTCGGAGTGGGAGCGTCAGTCGGCGGCGCCTGGCAAATGGGCGTTCGCTCCGGGAGGATAATAGTGCAGCTCCCTGCGGGGCGCCACGCAAGCGGCCGAGGTCGACACGGCTCCACACGTGACCCGCTGGTCAGAGGCGGCGAACTAGGGTTCGCGGGCGCAACTGGGCTCGGGGCATGTGCTGTTCCCTCCGTGGTGAACCCCGGATTCTGCTGA
- a CDS encoding site-specific integrase: MASVEMSLARLKEALDRAVARRLVEVNVAREVKVPRNHRKAERRAKTVIPPWNLQEVRAFVDAVKNDRLYAAFLLSLMGLRPAEICGMRWSDVDLGRATLTVNRTRTLMGNKVVVEKDTKSLAGERQLPLPDLVGEALADFKATQITEKLNAGERYEDNGYVLVDGLGRALNGRQLRERAHTVMAENSLRRVRLYDARASCFTYLANKGVPDHLLARWAGHTDVRTTKRWYVKPDVEDLRPAAATWGELASVPPPLSE, from the coding sequence GTGGCCTCGGTCGAGATGTCGCTGGCGCGGTTGAAGGAGGCGCTCGACCGGGCGGTTGCTCGGCGCCTTGTCGAGGTGAACGTCGCCAGGGAGGTGAAGGTCCCTCGCAACCATCGGAAGGCGGAGCGGCGGGCGAAGACCGTGATCCCGCCCTGGAACCTTCAGGAGGTGCGCGCCTTCGTGGATGCGGTCAAGAACGACCGTCTGTACGCCGCCTTCCTCCTGTCCCTGATGGGTTTGCGGCCGGCGGAGATCTGCGGCATGCGCTGGAGCGACGTCGACCTGGGCAGGGCCACCTTGACCGTCAACCGGACCCGGACGCTGATGGGCAACAAGGTCGTGGTCGAAAAGGACACGAAGTCCCTTGCCGGGGAGCGTCAGCTCCCCCTGCCTGACCTGGTGGGCGAGGCCCTCGCCGACTTCAAGGCCACACAGATCACCGAGAAGCTCAACGCGGGGGAGAGGTACGAGGACAACGGGTACGTGCTCGTGGACGGGCTCGGCAGGGCACTCAACGGGCGCCAGTTGCGTGAGCGGGCACACACGGTCATGGCCGAGAATTCGCTGCGCCGGGTCCGTCTGTACGACGCCCGTGCGAGCTGTTTCACGTACCTGGCGAACAAAGGAGTGCCGGACCATCTTCTTGCCCGCTGGGCCGGGCACACCGACGTCCGCACGACCAAGCGCTGGTACGTGAAGCCGGATGTGGAGGATCTACGGCCGGCCGCGGCAACGTGGGGAGAACTGGCGAGTGTCCCGCCCCCGCTCTCGGAGTGA